The Streptomyces sp. HSG2 genome has a segment encoding these proteins:
- a CDS encoding enoyl-CoA hydratase family protein: MGVSTSAPAAGVRSVTIDFPPVNALPIRGWYELASAVRGAGADPEARCVVLAADGRGFNAGVDIGELRRTADNRALIGVNRACREAFDAIYDCEVPVVAAVQGFCLGGGVGLVGCADAVVASEDAVFGLPELDRGALGAATHLARLVPQHLTRTLFYTSRTVTAKELRRHGSVWRVVPREALRAAALELAAEIATKDGTMIRLAKAALNGIDPVDVRRSYRYEQGFTFEAALDGVADRLRRGFGARAPAEGTASSAVDDSTLGAGVEAAASDRGGRRT; encoded by the coding sequence ATGGGTGTCTCCACCTCCGCCCCGGCAGCGGGCGTCCGTTCGGTCACGATCGACTTCCCACCCGTCAACGCTCTTCCGATACGGGGCTGGTACGAGCTGGCATCCGCCGTGCGCGGGGCCGGGGCCGACCCGGAGGCGCGCTGCGTGGTGCTCGCCGCCGACGGGCGCGGCTTCAACGCGGGCGTGGACATCGGCGAACTGCGGCGGACCGCCGACAACAGGGCGCTGATCGGGGTCAATCGGGCCTGCCGCGAGGCCTTCGACGCGATCTACGACTGCGAGGTCCCGGTGGTGGCCGCCGTGCAGGGCTTCTGCCTGGGCGGTGGAGTCGGCCTGGTCGGCTGCGCGGACGCGGTGGTCGCCTCCGAGGACGCCGTGTTCGGCCTGCCGGAGCTGGACCGGGGAGCCCTGGGCGCCGCGACGCACCTGGCGCGGCTCGTGCCCCAGCACCTGACGCGGACGCTCTTCTACACGTCACGGACCGTGACCGCAAAGGAGTTGCGTCGGCACGGCTCGGTCTGGCGGGTGGTGCCCCGGGAGGCGCTGCGCGCGGCGGCGCTGGAGTTGGCCGCGGAGATCGCCACGAAGGACGGGACCATGATCCGACTGGCCAAGGCCGCCCTGAACGGCATCGATCCCGTCGACGTGCGCCGCAGCTACCGCTACGAGCAGGGGTTCACCTTCGAGGCCGCTCTCGACGGGGTCGCCGACCGGCTGCGCCGTGGGTTCGGCGCGCGGGCGCCGGCCGAGGGCACCGCCTCGTCGGCGGTCGACGACTCGACGCTAGGGGCGGGCGTGGAGGCCGCGGCGAGCGACCGAGGGGGGCGGAGGACTTGA
- a CDS encoding SDR family oxidoreductase, whose translation MAVIIDLSGRVALVTGGTRGIGAGIARAFLRAGAQVAICARRPPERPIEAVGRRARFHAVDLRAPDAAEDLLTRVRVAHGRVDTLVNNAGGTPYRPLTRGGAARHEKVVRLNLLAPLAVSLAAHEVMRGQGGGGSILMIGSVSGTRPSPGSAAYGAAKAGLAHLARSMAVEWAPSVRVNTLVVGMVRTERAAAHYGDEAGVAAVGRTVPLGRLAEPAEIGDACVFLASDRAAYISGASLHVHGGGERPAYLGALGADP comes from the coding sequence GTGGCGGTCATCATCGATCTGTCCGGACGCGTGGCCCTGGTCACCGGCGGCACCCGCGGGATCGGCGCGGGCATCGCCCGCGCCTTCCTCCGAGCGGGCGCTCAGGTCGCGATCTGCGCCCGTCGACCCCCCGAGCGTCCGATCGAGGCGGTCGGACGCCGCGCCCGTTTCCACGCCGTCGACCTGCGCGCCCCGGACGCCGCCGAGGACCTCCTCACCCGGGTTCGCGTGGCTCACGGACGCGTCGACACTCTGGTCAACAACGCGGGTGGCACCCCGTACCGGCCGCTCACACGAGGCGGCGCGGCCCGTCACGAGAAGGTCGTGCGCCTCAACCTGCTGGCGCCACTGGCAGTCTCGCTCGCCGCCCACGAGGTGATGCGGGGTCAGGGAGGCGGCGGCTCGATTCTGATGATCGGCAGTGTCAGCGGCACGCGCCCCTCGCCCGGTTCCGCCGCCTACGGCGCCGCCAAGGCCGGCCTGGCGCACCTGGCCCGCTCCATGGCCGTGGAATGGGCTCCCTCGGTGCGGGTGAACACGTTGGTGGTCGGCATGGTCCGCACCGAGCGAGCCGCCGCGCACTACGGCGACGAGGCGGGGGTGGCCGCCGTCGGCCGCACCGTACCCCTCGGCCGGCTCGCCGAGCCGGCCGAGATCGGCGACGCCTGTGTCTTTCTCGCCTCCGATCGCGCCGCCTACATCTCCGGGGCGTCGCTCCACGTCCACGGCGGTGGGGAGCGCCCGGCCTACCTCGGCGCGCTGGGCGCCGACCCGTGA
- a CDS encoding SDR family oxidoreductase, which produces MTGLCSGRVAVVTGAGRGLGRAHALALAAEGARVVVNDLGVAADGSGGDTGPAHAVVARIRAAGGAAVPHTGDVATTSGAASLVETALDAFGRLDTLVNNAGFLRDRMLVNLDENDWDAVVRVHLRGHFLPLRHAAAHWRSEAKAGRPPRARVVNTGSGAGLVGSVGQGNYAAAKAGVVGLTLVAAAELGRYGVRVNAVAPAARTRMTERTFAEAMALPAPGGFDAMAPENVSPLVVWLGSADSDSVTGRVFGVEAGRITLWEGWRPGPAADNGDRWTVAGAGEAVRGLLGSAAPPWPVHGGAP; this is translated from the coding sequence ATGACCGGACTGTGCTCCGGGCGCGTCGCCGTCGTCACCGGTGCGGGCCGCGGCCTCGGCCGGGCCCACGCACTGGCACTCGCCGCCGAGGGGGCCCGTGTGGTCGTCAACGACCTCGGTGTCGCCGCCGACGGTTCGGGCGGCGACACCGGACCCGCCCACGCCGTCGTCGCCCGCATCCGCGCCGCCGGTGGCGCGGCCGTCCCGCACACCGGGGACGTGGCCACGACCTCCGGCGCGGCATCGTTGGTGGAGACGGCACTGGATGCCTTCGGCCGCCTCGACACCCTGGTCAACAACGCGGGATTCCTGCGCGACCGGATGCTGGTCAACCTCGACGAGAACGACTGGGACGCGGTGGTCCGGGTCCATCTGCGCGGCCACTTCCTGCCCCTGCGGCACGCGGCGGCGCACTGGCGGTCGGAGGCCAAGGCCGGTCGCCCGCCCCGGGCCCGGGTCGTCAACACGGGCTCGGGCGCGGGGTTGGTGGGGAGTGTCGGGCAGGGCAACTACGCCGCCGCCAAGGCGGGCGTGGTCGGCCTCACTCTGGTCGCGGCGGCCGAGTTGGGCCGATACGGCGTGCGGGTCAACGCCGTGGCGCCGGCCGCCCGCACCCGGATGACGGAGCGGACCTTCGCCGAGGCCATGGCTCTCCCCGCTCCGGGCGGGTTCGACGCGATGGCCCCCGAGAACGTCTCGCCGCTGGTGGTCTGGCTGGGTTCCGCCGACAGTGACAGTGTCACGGGGCGGGTCTTCGGAGTCGAGGCCGGTCGGATCACCCTCTGGGAGGGATGGCGCCCCGGCCCGGCGGCGGACAACGGTGACCGCTGGACCGTCGCCGGCGCCGGAGAGGCGGTGCGCGGCCTGCTGGGTTCCGCCGCGCCCCCGTGGCCCGTCCACGGGGGCGCCCCCTGA
- a CDS encoding metalloregulator ArsR/SmtB family transcription factor, which translates to MLTLASDIEVLARFGRALADPLRCRILLALREEPAHPSDLADTLSVSRSRLSNHLACLRDCGLVVAVPDGRRTRYELADQRLGRALDTLRTAVVAVERDRAEQDCPHAEGQGCCG; encoded by the coding sequence GTGCTCACTCTCGCCTCCGACATCGAGGTGCTGGCCCGATTCGGGCGCGCGCTCGCCGACCCCTTGAGATGCCGGATTCTCCTGGCCCTCCGCGAGGAACCCGCGCACCCCTCCGACTTGGCGGACACCTTGTCGGTCTCCCGTAGCCGGCTCTCCAACCACCTGGCGTGCCTCCGCGACTGCGGACTCGTCGTCGCCGTCCCCGATGGTCGACGCACCCGCTACGAGTTGGCCGACCAGCGCCTCGGGAGGGCGCTCGACACGTTGCGGACCGCCGTGGTGGCCGTGGAGCGAGACCGGGCGGAACAGGACTGCCCGCACGCCGAGGGGCAGGGGTGCTGCGGTTGA
- a CDS encoding response regulator transcription factor, translated as MASVLVVEDDPVIRSALIDVLTGHGYAVRSAHQGFEGLREITQSPPDIVVLDLGLPDLDGLDVLRMIRGVSRVPVLVATARDEEHEIIRLLNAGADDYLVKPFSGGQLAARLGAVLRRAAPATAPAARPRVLRVADLSVDPTARTAHLAGRELPLTRREFDLLAFLASNVDRVVSRRRILAEVWRQPYLEDQTVDVHLSALRRKMGEKARAPRYLHTVRGIGIKLVSAP; from the coding sequence ATGGCCTCCGTACTTGTCGTCGAGGACGACCCCGTGATCCGGTCCGCCCTGATCGACGTGCTGACCGGACACGGATACGCGGTCAGGTCCGCGCACCAGGGATTCGAGGGTCTGCGCGAGATCACGCAGAGCCCGCCGGACATCGTCGTTCTCGACCTGGGCCTACCCGACCTGGACGGCCTGGACGTCCTGCGGATGATCCGAGGGGTTTCGCGGGTCCCGGTGCTGGTGGCGACCGCGAGGGACGAGGAGCACGAGATCATCCGCCTGTTGAACGCCGGAGCCGACGACTACCTGGTCAAGCCCTTCTCCGGGGGGCAGCTCGCGGCCCGACTCGGCGCCGTGCTGCGCCGCGCGGCGCCCGCGACGGCGCCGGCGGCGCGACCTCGCGTGCTGCGCGTGGCCGATCTGAGCGTGGACCCCACGGCGCGGACGGCCCATCTGGCGGGCAGGGAACTTCCCCTCACCCGGAGGGAGTTCGATCTCCTCGCCTTTCTCGCCTCCAACGTCGACCGGGTCGTGTCCCGGCGGCGCATACTCGCCGAGGTGTGGCGCCAGCCCTACCTGGAGGACCAGACCGTCGACGTCCACCTCTCGGCGTTGCGCAGGAAGATGGGCGAGAAGGCCCGGGCCCCGCGCTACCTCCACACCGTCCGCGGCATCGGGATCAAGCTGGTCAGTGCCCCATGA
- a CDS encoding HAMP domain-containing sensor histidine kinase: MRSALAGIALAVTSMVALSFLIPLALLVREQARDQATTVAEQRAAALSPVLALTTEAADVQQAVAELGSFDQLAVRLPDGALVGAPRAPREALERAVRERETLALDTAEGWVYLQPVVLPRDRVAVVEAYVPGADLTRGVAASWGVMALLAIGLVGGSVLVADRLGARVVRSSRGLERASLALGSGDLDVRVEPDGPPELRRAGAAFNTMADRVVELLAVEREMVADLSHRLRTPLTALYLEADRMGSTPSARRVTEAAGQLESELDSIITAARTPLAATRSATGPGAVSHKPCDVAEVVALRLDFWSVLAAQQNRPCQRYLTPRPTLVRFPEDELAAVVDALLGNVFRHTPHGTALAVRVERHGGHALLTVDDAGPGVADPEAALTRGVSDGGSTGLGLDIVARAAHAAAGELTIARAPLGGARVRVSFALADRAG, encoded by the coding sequence ATGAGAAGCGCACTCGCCGGGATCGCCCTGGCGGTCACCTCCATGGTGGCCCTCTCGTTCCTGATACCCCTGGCGCTGCTGGTCCGCGAGCAGGCCCGCGACCAGGCCACCACCGTCGCCGAGCAACGTGCCGCCGCCCTCTCGCCCGTCCTCGCCCTTACCACCGAGGCCGCCGATGTGCAACAGGCGGTCGCCGAGTTGGGCTCGTTCGACCAACTCGCCGTCCGCCTCCCCGACGGCGCTTTGGTCGGCGCTCCACGTGCTCCCCGAGAGGCCCTGGAACGGGCCGTGCGGGAGCGCGAGACGCTCGCGCTGGACACGGCCGAAGGCTGGGTCTACCTCCAGCCCGTCGTCCTGCCCCGGGACAGAGTGGCCGTGGTCGAGGCGTACGTGCCCGGCGCCGACCTCACTCGCGGAGTGGCGGCTTCCTGGGGGGTGATGGCCCTGCTCGCCATCGGGCTGGTCGGCGGGTCCGTGCTGGTCGCCGACCGACTGGGGGCCCGGGTCGTCCGTTCCTCCCGAGGTCTTGAGCGGGCTTCCCTCGCGCTCGGCTCGGGCGACCTCGACGTGCGGGTGGAGCCCGACGGACCTCCCGAACTCCGAAGGGCCGGGGCGGCGTTCAACACCATGGCCGATCGGGTGGTGGAACTGCTGGCCGTCGAGAGGGAGATGGTGGCCGACCTCTCGCACCGACTCCGTACCCCGCTGACCGCCCTCTACCTGGAGGCCGACCGCATGGGGTCCACGCCGAGCGCCCGCAGAGTGACGGAGGCCGCCGGACAGCTGGAGAGCGAACTCGACTCGATCATCACCGCCGCCAGGACGCCACTGGCCGCCACCCGTTCGGCGACCGGTCCGGGCGCGGTCTCCCACAAGCCCTGCGACGTGGCGGAGGTCGTCGCCCTGCGGCTGGACTTCTGGTCGGTGCTGGCGGCCCAGCAGAACCGGCCCTGCCAGCGGTACCTCACCCCCCGCCCGACCCTCGTGCGATTCCCGGAGGACGAACTCGCCGCCGTCGTCGACGCGCTGCTCGGCAATGTCTTCCGGCACACGCCCCACGGGACGGCGCTGGCGGTCCGGGTGGAGCGACACGGCGGCCACGCCCTGCTCACCGTGGACGACGCCGGCCCAGGGGTGGCCGATCCGGAGGCGGCGCTGACCCGCGGTGTCAGCGACGGTGGATCCACCGGCCTGGGCCTCGACATCGTCGCCCGGGCGGCCCACGCGGCGGCCGGCGAACTGACCATCGCCCGAGCGCCGTTGGGGGGAGCGCGGGTCAGAGTCTCCTTCGCGCTGGCCGACCGGGCCGGATGA
- a CDS encoding CAP domain-containing protein, translating into MGSRRAAPLSRSHARRKGGARVRTTALALGAVGVTAGVGFLVLASGGADTPSDHVAASTAHESADLGGGGTDASSPVDTPSPAPSASESATEPEESPEASPEEEEATEASAVPASKNPAPEKEAAPDGSGSSRAGSGSGSEAGNGSGSGQASTGGSGGSSSSGSTTADDGGSGVDTPATDTSDGGPEAQVLALVNQERASAGCSPVTANAQLTRAADDYSDVMAASGVMSHTGPDGSTMAERVEAAGYQWSTVGENIARGQADAAAVMDSWMNSPGHRANILNCSFKELGVGVHFGDGGPWWTQNFGTSR; encoded by the coding sequence ATGGGTTCTCGCCGGGCCGCTCCCCTGTCACGCTCGCACGCGCGCCGCAAGGGGGGAGCGCGGGTACGCACCACCGCGCTGGCGCTCGGGGCGGTCGGCGTGACCGCGGGTGTCGGCTTCCTCGTGCTCGCCTCCGGCGGTGCGGACACACCGTCCGACCACGTGGCGGCGAGCACCGCCCACGAATCGGCGGACCTCGGCGGGGGCGGGACGGACGCCTCGTCGCCGGTGGACACGCCCTCGCCCGCCCCCAGCGCCTCGGAGAGCGCCACCGAGCCCGAGGAGTCGCCGGAGGCGAGCCCCGAGGAGGAGGAGGCGACGGAGGCTTCGGCCGTTCCGGCGTCGAAGAACCCCGCACCCGAGAAGGAGGCCGCCCCGGACGGCTCCGGATCGTCACGCGCGGGGTCGGGATCGGGGAGCGAGGCGGGGAACGGCTCGGGGTCGGGTCAAGCGTCGACCGGTGGATCGGGCGGAAGTTCGAGCTCCGGGTCGACGACGGCGGACGACGGCGGGTCCGGCGTGGACACCCCGGCCACGGACACCTCGGACGGTGGCCCCGAGGCGCAGGTGCTCGCCCTGGTGAACCAGGAGCGGGCGTCGGCGGGCTGCTCGCCCGTCACGGCCAACGCCCAGCTGACCCGGGCCGCCGACGACTACAGCGACGTGATGGCCGCGAGCGGCGTGATGTCCCACACGGGCCCCGACGGCTCCACGATGGCCGAGCGGGTCGAGGCGGCCGGCTACCAGTGGTCCACGGTGGGCGAGAACATAGCCCGGGGACAGGCGGACGCCGCCGCTGTCATGGACTCCTGGATGAACAGCCCCGGGCATCGGGCCAACATCCTCAACTGCTCTTTCAAGGAGCTGGGTGTCGGCGTGCACTTCGGGGACGGCGGCCCCTGGTGGACACAGAACTTCGGCACCAGCCGCTGA
- the lpdA gene encoding dihydrolipoyl dehydrogenase yields MPERDEHFDVVVLGAGPGGYVAAIRAAQLGRRVAVVEEKYWGGVCLNVGCIPSKALLRNAELAHLVSHQAGTFGIEIEGKVSFDYGAAFRRSRKVADGRVKGVHYLMKKNKITEIDGRGTFLDAHTIEVAGYDGETRTIGFDQCVVAAGATPKLLPGTRRTARVVTYEEQILAEDLPRSIVIAGAGAIGVEFAYVLRNYGVEVTIVEFLDRMTPSEDADVSAELARQYRKLGIDVLTSTRVDSIDESGPRVRVTVTSADGSRRVLEADKVLQALGFAPNVDGYGLERTGVRLTEGRAIEVDGRCRTSVPHIYAIGDVTAKLMLAHAAEAMGVIAAETLAGAETMELDYRMIPRATYCQPQIASFGHTEAQARELGHDVNVAKFPFTANGKSHGLGDTTGFVKLVSDSRHGEILGAHLIGPDVTELLPELTLAQQWDLTVHEVARNVHAHPTLGEAVKEAVHGLAGHMINM; encoded by the coding sequence ATGCCCGAGCGGGACGAGCACTTCGACGTCGTGGTTCTGGGCGCCGGCCCGGGCGGCTACGTCGCCGCGATCCGCGCCGCGCAGCTCGGCCGACGGGTGGCCGTCGTCGAGGAGAAGTACTGGGGCGGAGTGTGCCTGAACGTGGGCTGCATCCCCAGCAAGGCCCTGCTGCGCAACGCCGAACTGGCCCACCTCGTCTCGCATCAGGCGGGTACCTTCGGCATCGAGATCGAGGGCAAGGTGTCCTTCGACTACGGGGCGGCGTTCCGGCGCAGCCGCAAGGTCGCCGACGGCCGCGTCAAGGGCGTCCACTACCTGATGAAGAAGAACAAGATCACGGAGATCGACGGGCGCGGCACCTTCCTCGACGCGCACACCATCGAGGTCGCCGGGTACGACGGCGAGACCCGCACCATCGGATTCGACCAGTGCGTGGTCGCCGCCGGCGCCACGCCGAAGCTCCTGCCCGGCACCCGCCGCACAGCACGGGTGGTCACCTACGAGGAGCAGATCCTCGCCGAGGACCTGCCACGCTCGATCGTGATCGCCGGGGCCGGAGCGATCGGTGTCGAGTTCGCCTACGTCCTGCGCAACTACGGCGTCGAGGTGACCATCGTCGAGTTCCTCGACCGGATGACCCCGTCCGAGGACGCCGACGTCTCGGCAGAGTTGGCCCGGCAGTACCGCAAGCTGGGCATCGACGTCCTCACCTCCACCCGGGTCGATTCGATCGACGAGTCCGGACCGCGGGTCCGGGTCACCGTCACCTCCGCCGACGGCTCGCGGCGCGTCCTGGAGGCCGACAAGGTGCTCCAGGCCCTCGGGTTCGCGCCCAACGTCGACGGCTACGGCCTGGAGCGGACCGGGGTGCGCCTCACCGAGGGCCGCGCCATCGAGGTCGACGGGCGATGCCGCACCTCCGTGCCGCACATCTACGCGATCGGGGACGTCACCGCCAAGCTGATGCTGGCGCACGCCGCGGAGGCCATGGGAGTGATCGCCGCCGAGACGCTGGCCGGCGCCGAGACGATGGAGCTGGACTACCGGATGATTCCGCGCGCCACGTACTGCCAGCCGCAGATCGCCAGCTTCGGCCACACCGAGGCGCAGGCGCGCGAACTGGGTCACGACGTCAACGTGGCGAAGTTCCCCTTCACGGCGAACGGCAAGTCCCACGGACTCGGTGACACCACCGGATTCGTGAAACTCGTCAGCGACAGCCGACACGGCGAGATCCTCGGCGCTCACCTGATCGGCCCGGACGTGACCGAGCTGCTTCCCGAGCTCACCCTGGCCCAGCAGTGGGACCTGACCGTCCACGAGGTCGCCCGCAACGTGCACGCCCACCCGACGCTGGGCGAGGCGGTGAAGGAGGCCGTCCACGGCCTCGCGGGTCACATGATCAACATGTGA
- a CDS encoding universal stress protein, translating into MPGRVVVGVDDSEESAAAADWAGDEAAFLGGELLLVNASLWHSHMLVAMIPTHETREDRAVDFLAAAQARVTDRHPGVPTSRREVEDAPSGVLLDASSDADLLVLGSRRVGSGDGFALGSVAQEVLSAAKVPVVSVRRRQTAGLADGGRVVVGVDARHPAKRVLEFAFEAAARREVSLHALATWHAPVPHHAERTARNHEEALEEAVRPFRERFPQVRVTAEAVPGRAVDHLVSAASGAGLLVVGNRRGAGLGEHIGSVGHGVLHHAPCPVAVVPHA; encoded by the coding sequence ATGCCGGGACGCGTCGTGGTGGGAGTGGACGATTCCGAGGAGAGTGCCGCGGCGGCGGACTGGGCCGGCGACGAGGCCGCGTTCCTCGGCGGTGAGCTGCTGCTGGTCAACGCCTCGCTCTGGCACTCGCACATGCTGGTGGCCATGATCCCCACCCACGAGACCCGCGAGGACCGGGCCGTGGACTTCCTGGCGGCGGCACAGGCCCGGGTCACCGACCGGCACCCCGGGGTCCCGACATCGAGGCGGGAGGTCGAGGACGCGCCGAGCGGGGTTCTCCTCGACGCCTCTTCCGACGCGGACCTGCTGGTGCTCGGTTCGCGCCGGGTGGGCAGCGGCGACGGCTTCGCCCTGGGGTCGGTGGCTCAGGAGGTGCTCTCCGCCGCGAAGGTGCCGGTGGTGTCGGTGCGTCGACGCCAGACCGCCGGGCTCGCCGACGGCGGGCGGGTGGTCGTGGGCGTCGACGCGCGGCACCCCGCGAAGCGGGTGCTGGAGTTCGCCTTCGAGGCCGCCGCGCGACGCGAGGTGTCGTTGCACGCCCTGGCCACCTGGCACGCACCCGTCCCGCACCATGCCGAGCGGACGGCCCGCAACCACGAGGAGGCGCTGGAAGAGGCCGTTCGGCCGTTCCGGGAGCGCTTCCCCCAGGTGCGGGTCACCGCGGAGGCGGTGCCCGGCCGGGCGGTGGACCACCTGGTGTCGGCGGCCTCCGGCGCCGGCCTGTTGGTGGTCGGCAACCGCCGCGGGGCCGGTCTCGGCGAGCACATCGGGAGCGTCGGCCACGGCGTCCTGCACCACGCGCCCTGTCCTGTCGCCGTGGTGCCCCACGCCTGA
- the gnd gene encoding phosphogluconate dehydrogenase (NAD(+)-dependent, decarboxylating), which yields MASDTPSRLGMVGLGRMGANLVRRLMRDGHRCVVHDVNPRAVEELTREGATGASSLEELVAALDRPRAVWLMLPAAVVGSTLERLAPLLSEEDVVVDGGNSFYRDDMTRARHLAPLGIHYVDCGTSGGVWGLERGYCLMIGGEKEAVDRLDPFFRTIAPGSTGSDPTPGRTRTDTTAADGYLHCGPSGAGHFVKMVHNGVEYGMMAAIAEGLSIIRHADAGLRQRSTDAETAPLRDPEAYAYTIDVAEVAEVWRRGSVVGSWLVDLIADALARSPELRDFTGRVSDSGEGRWTVTAAVDESVPAPVISAALAERYASRDLGAFAGKVLSAMRGEFGGHAEKKTERP from the coding sequence ATGGCCTCTGACACCCCCTCGCGACTCGGCATGGTCGGCCTGGGCCGGATGGGCGCCAACCTGGTGCGTCGGCTGATGCGCGACGGCCACCGATGCGTCGTCCACGACGTGAACCCACGTGCCGTCGAGGAACTGACCCGCGAGGGCGCCACCGGCGCGTCCTCGCTGGAGGAACTGGTCGCCGCGCTGGATCGCCCCCGCGCCGTCTGGCTCATGCTGCCCGCCGCCGTGGTCGGATCCACCCTGGAGCGACTCGCCCCCCTGCTCTCCGAGGAGGACGTCGTCGTCGACGGCGGCAACTCCTTCTACCGCGACGACATGACACGGGCCCGCCACCTGGCTCCGCTGGGCATCCACTACGTCGACTGCGGCACCTCCGGTGGGGTGTGGGGGCTCGAACGCGGCTACTGCCTGATGATCGGAGGCGAGAAGGAGGCCGTCGACCGACTGGACCCGTTCTTCCGCACCATCGCGCCCGGCTCTACCGGATCGGACCCCACACCGGGCCGGACCCGCACCGACACCACCGCCGCCGACGGGTATCTGCACTGCGGCCCCTCGGGCGCCGGTCACTTCGTGAAGATGGTCCACAACGGTGTCGAGTACGGGATGATGGCCGCCATCGCGGAGGGCCTGAGCATCATCCGGCACGCCGACGCCGGCCTGCGTCAGCGGTCGACCGACGCGGAGACCGCGCCGCTGCGCGACCCGGAGGCGTACGCCTACACCATCGACGTCGCGGAGGTCGCCGAGGTGTGGCGGCGAGGATCGGTCGTCGGCTCGTGGCTGGTGGACCTGATCGCCGACGCCCTCGCGAGATCCCCCGAACTGCGGGACTTCACGGGCCGGGTATCCGATTCCGGCGAGGGCCGCTGGACCGTCACCGCGGCCGTCGACGAGAGCGTGCCGGCCCCCGTCATCAGTGCCGCCCTCGCCGAACGCTACGCCTCGCGCGACCTCGGCGCGTTCGCCGGAAAGGTGCTGTCGGCCATGCGCGGAGAGTTCGGCGGACACGCGGAGAAGAAGACGGAGCGGCCATGA
- the zwf gene encoding glucose-6-phosphate dehydrogenase, which produces MTDTRRGSGATVPRDHVIVLFGATGDLARRKLLPGLFHLAKAGLMPARYRVVGSAPAREALTDEAFREHARRAVAEFGSAPPRGAAWHEFREALSFGAADPAAAGPLLDAVRRAEGEVGGHPERLYHLAVPPAAFTSVVGTLGATHLADRGRVIVEKPFGTDLASARVLDAAIHAVFDESRVFRIDHFLGKESVDNILALRFANGLFEPVWNRDHISHVQIDVPEEIGIEGRARFFEGTGTFRDMVVTHLFQLLGFVAMEPPTRLAARELRDEKEKVFQSLLPLDPAHVVRGQYEGYRSEPGVAPDSDTETFVALRVGIDNWRWAGVPFYLRTGKSLGAGRHVVTLGFKEPALRMFPDVARLRRGERHNELVIDFDDPGSIAVRFLVKQPGPALRLEATEMLFRYADSFTVRHALEGYERLLLDAMLGDQSLFTRSDGIERLWEASQPLLDDPPPVRPYAPGSWGPGGTDRLIAPYRWHLPDREKTGRAEGSRH; this is translated from the coding sequence ATGACGGACACTCGTCGGGGCTCCGGGGCCACCGTCCCCCGCGACCACGTGATCGTCCTCTTCGGAGCCACGGGCGACCTGGCCCGACGCAAACTCCTGCCGGGCCTGTTCCACCTCGCCAAGGCGGGGCTCATGCCCGCCCGCTACCGTGTCGTCGGCTCGGCGCCGGCCCGTGAGGCCCTGACCGACGAGGCCTTCCGGGAACACGCCCGTCGAGCCGTCGCCGAGTTCGGCTCGGCGCCACCGAGGGGCGCGGCCTGGCACGAGTTCCGGGAGGCGCTGTCCTTCGGCGCCGCCGACCCGGCCGCCGCGGGCCCGCTCCTTGACGCCGTCCGTCGCGCCGAAGGCGAGGTCGGCGGACACCCCGAGCGCCTGTACCACCTGGCCGTGCCCCCGGCGGCCTTCACCTCCGTCGTCGGAACACTCGGCGCCACCCACCTCGCCGATCGAGGCAGAGTGATCGTGGAGAAGCCCTTCGGCACGGACCTGGCCTCGGCCCGAGTCCTGGACGCGGCGATCCATGCCGTGTTCGACGAGTCCCGTGTCTTCCGCATCGACCACTTCCTGGGCAAGGAGTCGGTCGACAACATCCTCGCCTTGCGTTTCGCCAACGGCCTGTTCGAACCGGTCTGGAACCGCGACCACATCAGCCACGTCCAGATCGACGTGCCCGAGGAGATCGGCATCGAGGGCCGCGCCCGATTCTTCGAGGGGACCGGCACCTTCCGGGACATGGTCGTCACCCATCTCTTCCAGCTTCTCGGATTCGTGGCCATGGAACCCCCGACCCGACTGGCCGCGAGGGAGCTCCGCGACGAGAAGGAGAAGGTCTTCCAGAGCCTGCTCCCCCTGGACCCCGCCCACGTGGTGCGCGGGCAGTACGAGGGGTACCGGTCGGAGCCGGGCGTCGCACCCGACTCCGACACCGAGACGTTCGTCGCCCTGCGCGTCGGCATCGACAACTGGCGCTGGGCCGGCGTCCCCTTCTACCTCCGCACCGGCAAATCCCTCGGCGCGGGAAGACACGTCGTCACCCTCGGCTTCAAGGAACCCGCGCTGCGCATGTTCCCCGACGTCGCCCGCCTTCGCCGCGGCGAACGGCACAACGAACTGGTCATCGACTTCGACGACCCGGGAAGCATCGCGGTCCGCTTCCTCGTCAAGCAGCCCGGGCCGGCGCTCCGCCTGGAGGCCACCGAGATGCTCTTCCGCTACGCCGACTCCTTCACCGTCCGGCACGCCCTGGAGGGCTACGAACGCCTGCTGCTGGACGCCATGCTCGGCGACCAGTCCCTGTTCACCCGGTCCGACGGGATCGAGCGCCTCTGGGAGGCCTCCCAACCGCTGTTGGACGACCCGCCCCCGGTCCGACCGTACGCGCCCGGCTCCTGGGGGCCCGGCGGCACCGATCGTCTGATCGCTCCGTACCGCTGGCACCTGCCCGATCGGGAGAAGACCGGGCGAGCCGAGGGGTCGCGTCACTGA